One Patescibacteria group bacterium genomic region harbors:
- a CDS encoding ComEC/Rec2 family competence protein, with protein MKPAQKIFIGFVLILVIFLYFFRLQSVSRLKIPEGREITLKGRVSQQPYLKDSYQIIYLGPVFLETHRFPGYFYGDRLVVTGRFEKRVINPFDTRYSAYFPDIQNAEEEGKEDFLFSFKGSLYNFRGRLEKVIAGVLPEPQASLMIGILLGVKKEMPENFLNNLRDTGTLHIIVASGYNLSVIAGFLVSFLVWLMNRKKALVVAFLGVLFYTLMVGAEPPVVRAAIMAGLAYTAKYLGRMSDGLITLLVTAIIMLLLSPLILFDIGFQLSLTATAGI; from the coding sequence ATGAAACCTGCCCAAAAAATCTTTATTGGTTTTGTTTTGATTTTGGTTATTTTTCTTTACTTCTTTCGTCTTCAATCTGTTTCGAGATTAAAGATACCTGAGGGAAGGGAAATTACGCTCAAAGGAAGAGTCAGTCAGCAACCATATCTGAAGGATTCATACCAGATCATTTACCTTGGGCCGGTTTTTTTAGAAACCCACCGTTTTCCAGGCTATTTTTATGGTGATAGGTTGGTGGTTACTGGCAGATTTGAGAAGAGAGTGATAAACCCCTTTGATACCAGATATTCTGCTTACTTTCCAGACATTCAGAATGCAGAAGAAGAGGGAAAAGAAGATTTTTTATTTTCTTTTAAGGGTAGTCTTTATAATTTTAGAGGTCGGCTGGAAAAGGTGATTGCAGGGGTTTTACCAGAACCCCAAGCAAGCCTAATGATCGGTATTCTTTTAGGAGTTAAAAAAGAAATGCCTGAAAATTTCCTGAATAATTTGCGGGATACAGGCACACTTCATATCATTGTCGCTTCTGGTTACAATCTTTCAGTGATTGCTGGCTTCCTGGTTTCTTTTTTAGTTTGGTTGATGAACCGAAAAAAAGCTTTAGTGGTCGCTTTTTTAGGTGTCTTGTTTTATACCTTAATGGTCGGAGCCGAACCGCCGGTGGTTCGGGCCGCGATTATGGCGGGTTTAGCTTATACCGCTAAATATCTGGGGAGGATGAGTGATGGTTTGATTACTTTATTGGTTACAGCCATTATTATGCTATTATTATCACCTTTGATACTTTTTGATATAGGTTTTCAGCTCTCTTTAACGGCGACAGCCGGGATT